Below is a window of Pseudodesulfovibrio sp. 5S69 DNA.
AGGAAGCCGTCCTCATGGTTGTAGAGCTTCTTGATCATGGGGTTGTCCTGGGACTTCCTGACCTTGTAGATGTGGGCGTCGGCGTCGTAGACGGACTTCTGGCGCAGGCCGACGAAGTCCATGGTGGCGGCGACCGCCTCCCTGGTCATGTTCAGGCCGAGGACCGTGTAGCCGGCCATCATGCCGCAGACCTTGATGAATCCGCGTCTGTTCAGTTTCATGGTTTCATTCCTCCTTATGCCCCGACCCTACGGGCCCGGAAGCGCTTGTTGATCTGGGCCACGGTGGACCGGAACAGGGAGGCCCTGATGTCGGGGTCCACGGGCTGGCCGCCGCCGTTCACGCACCCGCCGGGGCAGGTCATGATCTCGATGAAGTGGTACGGGGACTTGCCCGCGCGCACCTCTTCGCACAGTTTGGCCGCGTTCTTCAGGCCGCTGGCCACGGCGACCTTGACCGTGCCGAAGTTGGGCACTTTCACGTCGGCGGTATTGATGCCTTCGTGGGTGCGCACGACCTTGATGTTAGGATTGTTCAGCTTCTCCCCGGACAGCACTTCGTAGGCCAGGCGCAGGGCCGCTTCCATGACGCCGCCGGAGTTGCCGAAGATCGTCGCCGCACCGGTGGAGTCGCCGAGGATCGGGTCCGGCCCCTGGGAAGGCAGGGAATTGAAGTCGATGCCCGCGGTCTTGATCATGTAGGCCAGTTCGCGGGTGTCGATGGTCGCGTCGATGTCCCGGAAGCCGCTGTCGGCCATCTCCGAACGCATCCCTTCGTATTTCTTGGCGATGCAGGGCATGATGGAGACCGTGTAGATCTTCTGGGCCGGAGTGTGGGTCTCTTCGGCGCCGTAGGTCTTGGCCAGCGGGCCGAGCATGCCGATGGGCGACTTGCAGCTCGACATGTTCGGCAGCAGGTCGGGGTAGAAGGTTTCGGCGAACTTGACCCAGCCGGGGCAGCAGGAGGTGAACTG
It encodes the following:
- a CDS encoding iron hydrogenase small subunit, with product MKLNRRGFIKVCGMMAGYTVLGLNMTREAVAATMDFVGLRQKSVYDADAHIYKVRKSQDNPMIKKLYNHEDGFLHEGPCGHMSHHLLHTHYVDRSARVAALKAKGYKFNI
- a CDS encoding [FeFe] hydrogenase, group A — encoded protein: MKQIEGVMTQTNAPKGIDPDSLFFVQVDATKCQACGTCEEHCATGAIQSINEDGIHQVVDPAACMNCGQCLVNCPYDAIYEGVSYVDEIFEKLKDPNTIVVSMPAPAVRYGLGECFGKPTGTYVGGQMHAALRQLGFNYIWDNEFTADVTIMEEGTELIQRVKEQGQKDARPLPQFTSCCPGWVKFAETFYPDLLPNMSSCKSPIGMLGPLAKTYGAEETHTPAQKIYTVSIMPCIAKKYEGMRSEMADSGFRDIDATIDTRELAYMIKTAGIDFNSLPSQGPDPILGDSTGAATIFGNSGGVMEAALRLAYEVLSGEKLNNPNIKVVRTHEGINTADVKVPNFGTVKVAVASGLKNAAKLCEEVRAGKSPYHFIEIMTCPGGCVNGGGQPVDPDIRASLFRSTVAQINKRFRARRVGA